One Cucurbita pepo subsp. pepo cultivar mu-cu-16 chromosome LG20, ASM280686v2, whole genome shotgun sequence genomic window carries:
- the LOC111783287 gene encoding probable galacturonosyltransferase 4, which produces MMVRDLVLFMLLVTVIAPILLYTCRLGSFNFSSSRDEFLEDFSSFVSGIVRFSRRPLLESSRILKEPVGTVYSNNTAHPEPDASAVEQNSTDVQGSAHDFQLPESREHKSTRALSTTNENVSSIGENHIRQITDPLRQLNLSKGIPVQSGTERVKERKRVRQSIQSTDKVRKARESSKSEDDDEEAAAPNTRVQYLKDQLVQAKVYLSLSATRNNVHFIRQLRQRMKEIQRILGRANKDSELPRDAQEKLRAMDQILTRGKQIQDNCALIIKKVRAMLQSTEDQLRVHKKQALFLSQLTAKTLPKGLHCLPLRLTTEYYSLNYSKQPFPNQEKLEDSSLYHYALFSDNVLAAAVVVNSTIAHAKDASKHVFHIVTDQLNYAAMRMWFLVNFPGKATIQVQSIEEFSWLNSSYSPVLKQLGSPSAKNYYFKSHRAHSDSNMKFRNPKYLSILNHLRFYLPEIFPKLKKVLFLDDDIVVQKDLTGLWSLDLKGNVNGAVETCGESFHRFDKYLNFSNELISKNFDPRACGWAYGMNIFDLEEWKRQNITDIYHTWQKLNHDRQLWKLGTLPPGLITFWKRTHPLDRSWHVLGLGYNPSVNQKEIERAAVVHYNGNMKPWLEIAIPRYRNYWMKYVDFDHEYLRQCNINP; this is translated from the exons ATGATGGTCAGGGATTTGGTGCTGTTTATGCTTCTTGTTACTGTCATTGCTCCGATTTTGCTTTACACTTGTCGTCTTGGATCCTTCAATTTCTCCTCCT CCAGAGATGAATTTCTCGAAGATTTCTCAAGCTTTGTAAGTGGAATTGTGCGGTTTTCNAGAAGGCCTTTGCTT GAATCTTCTAGGATTCTTAAAGAACCCGTTGGAACTGTGTACTCTAACAATACAGCTCATCCAGAACCGGATGCGTCTGCTGTGGAGCAGAATTCAACCGACGTCCAAGGCTCAGCACatg ATTTTCAATTACCGGAATCGCGGGAGCATAAATCGACTCGTGCACTGTCCACCACGAATGAGAACGTTAGTTCGATTGGAGAGAATCACATCAGGCAGATCACCGACCCACTGAGGCAGCTGAATCTCAGCAAGGGCATTCCGGTACAATCGGGCACTGAGCGTGTGAAG GAAAGAAAGCGTGTTCGACAATCCATCCAATCCACCGACAAGGTTCGCAAGGCAAGAGAATCATCTAAATCAGAAGACGATGATGAGGAAGCTGCTGCACCAAATACAAGGGTTCAGTATCTTAAAGATCAACTTGTCCAAGCAAAAGTGTATCTTTCCCTTTCAGCCACAAGGAATAATGTTCATTTTATTAGACAATTACGTCAACGGATGAAAGAGATCCAACGCATTTTAGGGCGTGCAAACAAAGACTCTGAGCTGCCCAGGGA TGCCCAAGAGAAGTTAAGGGCAATGGATCAAATATTGACCAGAGGAAAACAGATTCAGGATAACTGTGCTTTGATAATCAAAAAGGTTCGGGCCATGCTCCAGTCAACGGAGGATCAGCTACGAGTGCACAAGAAGCAAGCACTGTTCTTGTCACAATTAACGGCAAAAACACTTCCCAAGGGCCTTCACTGTCTTCCCTTACGCCTGACGACTGAATATTACAGCTTGAATTATTCTAAGCAGCCGTTTCCCAATCAAGAAAAACTAGAAGACTCCAGTCTGTATCATTATGCATTATTCTCAGATAATGTATTGGCAGCAGCAGTTGTTGTAAATTCAACCATTGCTCATGCGaag GATGCCTCGAAACATGTTTTCCACATTGTTACCGACCAGCTCAATTACGCTGCAATGAGGATGTGGTTTCTTGTTAATTTTCCTGGAAAAGCGACTATTCAGGTCCAGAGTATTGAAGAATTCTCATGGTTAAATTCAAGCTACAGTCCAGTTCTCAAGCAGTTGGGTTCTCCATCAGCAAAAAACTATTACTTCAAATCTCATAGAGCCCATTCTGATTCAAATATGAAGTTCCGGAACCCAAAGTATTTATCTATCTTGAATCACCTCCGATTTTACTTGCCAGAGATATTCCCAAAACTGAAGAAGGTTCTGTTTTTGGATGATGACATAGTTGTGCAGAAAGATCTTACTGGCCTTTGGTCTCTTGATCTGAAGGGGAATGTAAATGGGGCAGTGGAGACTTGTGGAGAAAGTTTTCATCGGTTCGATAAGTATCTTAACTTTTCAAATGAGCTCATATCGAAGAATTTTGACCCTCGTGCTTGTGGTTGGGCATATGGAatgaatatatttgatttggaGGAATGGAAGAGGCAGAACATAACTGACATATACCACACATGGCAGAAACTC AATCACGACAGACAGTTGTGGAAGTTAGGAACCTTGCCCCCAGGTCTTATAACATTCTGGAAGCGCACACATCCTCTCGACCGATCATGGCACGTTCTAGGCCTCGGATACAACCCTAGTGTCAACCAGAAGGAGATCGAACGAGCTGCTGTTGTACATTACAACGGAAACATGAAACCTTGGCTGGAGATAGCCATACCCAGGTACCGTAACTATTGGATGAAGTATGTCGATTTCGACCACGAGTACCTTAGACAGTGCAATATTAATCCATAA